A single region of the Ziziphus jujuba cultivar Dongzao chromosome 10, ASM3175591v1 genome encodes:
- the LOC125419817 gene encoding pentatricopeptide repeat-containing protein At2g13600-like, with the protein MYKAQIFHASIIKKGLQSHVYQSNLLLKAYCKSQALSDAHKLLSHMPNPNVVSYNTILSGCFSSGIASEDLSLFDNISRNDCQSWNIVISGCVRNLMFQEALTHFVKLRSSEVRPDSFTYSIVVPCCDVILGQQVHADVVKICSVSDVVLGTNLVKMYGGVGRMDAAKKLFDEMPKRDLVAWNALISCYSKAGMGEKSLMLFQQLGKEGIQADEYTYAIVLNELVSCFQVLQAMQMHAIIVHRGLCTDNFINNSLVELYSKCGFVTSSLALFNEIPDHDVVAWTTIITGLSGNGNMEYARWLFYKMQLAGVEPNSFTFSSLLSACANINALQRGKQLHGLVLKHGLENDVVVGSATVDMYSKCGDMEDALTMFKMMREKDTVSWNGIICGYAQNGKATNALKLFDEIVKLKSPIVAPNDVTFIGVLTACSHNGLLKEAYGYFNDMKGLVKEAEALMLNLPFKPDEVLWSSLLGACKLHGNLQTGISIADCLYGDEPWSSSDYVLLANSYASIDGWNEASEIRKKMNSKGVRKNVGCSWIEIGNCMHSFIAGDKSHQQVKLIYEIIRRIYMHMEGKYDNVVLNFPFN; encoded by the exons ATGTACAAAGCACAAATCTTTCATGCTTCTATTATCAAGAAAGGCCTCCAAAGCCATGTCTATCAGTCCAACCTCCTCCTTAAAGCCTATTGCAAATCCCAAGCTTTATCTGATGCTCATAAGCTTCTTTCACACATGCCCAACCCAAATGTGGTGTCTTATAACACCATCTTGTCAGGCTGTTTCAGCTCCGGGATAGCATCAGAGGATTTGAGCCTCTTTGACAACATATCCAGAAATGATTGCCAGTCATGGAATATTGTAATATCTGGTTGTGTTAGGAACCTAATGTTTCAAGAAGCTTTGACCCATTTTGTAAAATTACGTAGCAGTGAGGTTAGGCCTGATAGTTTTACTTATTCAATTGTAGTTCCTTGTTGTGATGTGATTTTGGGTCAACAAGTTCATGCCGATGTTGTGAAGATTTGTTCTGTTTCGGATGTAGTTTTGGGAACTAATCTTGTCAAGATGTATGGAGGAGTTGGCAGAATGGATGCTGCCAAGAAATTGTTCGATGAAATGCCTAAGAGAGACTTGGTTGCATGGAATGCTTTGATTTCGTGTTATTCCAAGGCTGGCATGGGTGAAAAAAGCTTGATGTTATTTCAGCAGCTTGGTAAAGAAGGGATTCAAGCTGATGAATATACCTACGCTATTGTTTTGAATGAACTTGTTTCCTGCTTTCAAGTGTTGCAAGCAATGCAAATGCATGCCATTATCGTTCATCGTGGTTTATGTAcagataattttattaataattcctTGGTGGAGTTGTACTCGAAGTGTGGCTTTGTTACCTCATCGTTGGCATTGTTCAACGAGATACCTGACCATGATGTTGTTGCTTGGACAACGATTATCACAGGGCTTTCTGGAAATGGAAACATGGAGTATGCAAGATGGTTGTTTTACAAAATGCAGTTGGCAGGCGTGGAGCCAAATTCTTTTACTTTCTCCAGTTTGCTTAGTGCCTGTGCAAACATCAATGCACTTCAAAGGGGAAAACAGCTTCATGGTCTTGTACTGAAACATGGGTTGGAGAATGATGTGGTTGTGGGTAGTGCAACCGTAGATATGTACTCCAAGTGCGGCGACATGGAAGATGCATTAACAATGTTCAAAATGATGCGTGAGAAAGATACCGTTTCTTGGAATGGAATTATATGTGGGTATGCTCAGAATGGCAAAGCTACAAATGCTTTAAAGCTTTTTGATGAGATTGtgaaattgaagtcaccaattGTAGCTCCAAATGATGTCACATTCATAGGCGTGCTTACTGCATGTAGCCATAATGGTTTGCTAAAGGAGGCTTATGGTTATTTCAATGACATG AAAGGGCTAGTAAAGGAGGCTGAGGCCCTGATGCTGAATTTGCCCTTTAAGCCTGATGAGGTATTGTGGTCCTCATTACTTGGAGCCTGCAAACTACATGGAAATCTCCAAACTGGAATAAGTATTGCTGATTGCCTTTATGGTGATGAACCATGGAGTTCCTCAGACTATGTGCTTCTTGCTAATTCATATGCTTCAATTGATGGGTGGAATGAAGCTAGTGAAATTAGGAAAAAGATGAATTCAAAGGGGGTTCGGAAGAATGTGGGATGCAGTTGGATTGAGATTGGAAATTGTATGCACTCTTTTATAGCTGGTGATAAGTCACACCAACaagtgaaattgatttatgaaattataagaagaatttatatgcatatggaGGGAAAGTATGATAATGTTGTGTTGAATTTTCCATTCAATTGa
- the LOC107410741 gene encoding F-box protein At3g07870: protein MEQVVPFDVVPHILSKLPVKTLMKFKSVCKHWSILIDSPFFAHLHSSQAIQETRVLLPSSSSSDEQQKCLNPCKDDGRFMHISLDLVSKFFESKSYYLVGSCNGLLCFKKKSYCDIDRRTGGLLLFNPLRQQLLPLPPPSAESVSMRQFGFGFDSSTATYKMLSVFYNEISTNFDDEPRYSLGAEVFTIGRSLSSSSSWRAISNVPQLLPVLQDPVFLWGAIYWVTHPLNITPETSYNSKKIVAFHLGNEEFSLIAWPSTVGFHDMCHLVELRGCLCIAYYCSKDYIDIWMMKENKRKAEECWVNEYRIHIKTPSASEIFYYPKIFVEVIGQWEDEEILLRYCSSFVAYNPRTEKLSCINIRSPDEVFVFCHTFTGSLISFSGFQAAEQINSLVEA from the coding sequence ATGGAACAAGTAGTTCCTTTTGATGTTGTTCCTCATATTCTCTCAAAGCTACCTGTAAAAACTCTTATGAAATTCAAGTCCGTCTGTAAACATTGGTCTATCCTCATCGATAGCCCATTCTTTGCCCACTTGCACTCCAGCCAAGCCATTCAAGAAACCAGAGTTttgcttccttcttcttcttcttctgatgAGCAGCAAAAGTGTCTGAATCCATGCAAAGACGATGGGAGGTTTATGCATATCAGTTTGGATTTAGTTTCCAAGTTTTTTGAATCAAAATCTTACTACCTTGTGGGTTCTTGCAATGGGCTTCTCTGCTTTAAGAAAAAGAGTTATTGTGATATTGATAGAAGAACAGGAGGACTCCTCCTGTTCAATCCTCTTAGGCAACAACTTCTTCCACTGCCACCACCATCTGCAGAATCAGTTAGTATGAGGCAATTCGGATTTGGTTTTGATTCTTCAACAGCAACTTACAAGATGCTCTCTGTTTTTTATAATGAAATCAGCACTAATTTTGACGATGAGCCCAGATATAGTTTGGGTGCTGAAGTTTTTACTataggaagaagcttatcatcatcatcatcatggaGAGCTATAAGCAATGTTCCCCAACTGCTTCCTGTACTTCAAGATCCTGTATTTTTATGGGGAGCTATTTACTGGGTTACTCACCCTTTGAATATTACCCCTGAAACTTCCTACAACAGCAAAAAGATTGTTGCTTTCCATCTTGGGAATGAGGAATTCAGTTTGATTGCTTGGCCTAGTACTGTTGGGTTTCATGACATGTGTCACTTGGTTGAGCTCAGAGGGTGTTTGTGTATTGCTTATTATTGTTCAAAAGACTATATTGATATTTGGATGATGAAAGAGAATAAAAGGAAAGCAGAAGAATGTTGGGTTAATGAATATAGGATCCATATAAAAACTCCATCAGCatctgaaatattttattatcctaaaatttttgttgaagtTATAGGGCAATGGGAGGATGAAGAAATCCTGCTGAGGTATTGCTCTAGTTTTGTTGCTTATAATCCAAGAACAGAAAAACTAAGTTGCATCAATATTCGGAGTCCGGATGAAGTCTTTGTCTTTTGCCACACCTTCACAGGCAGCCTAATTTCATTTTCTGGGTTCCAAGCAGCAGAACAAATTAATTCATTAGTGGAAGCCTAA
- the LOC107406401 gene encoding phytochromobilin:ferredoxin oxidoreductase, chloroplastic isoform X2: protein MLQRKLFFFSSMESSSSLSFLSQQMPPPVTSRTIIFSSISSCWKQKRPSIQISAVSYRKFIHFALDETKRHTHLAPSPLQERFNSIISMDGEVELQMTSFEAPKIRLLRSLSIETETMQVLDFGVFPKPEYDVPIFCANFFTSGNTNIILLDLNPLHDVINQREYKEKYYKSLMPLGVKYAELLPWGGKLTSESLKFFSPIVLWTKFASSEYKHDVLFSAFMDYYKAWLHLMEGAVEETDPSGIKCNREAQHRYLTWRAEKDLKKGFCLAIMLVSLVLKHTGLKCLLV, encoded by the exons ATGCTTCAGCggaagcttttctttttttcttcaatggaaTCTTCTTCATCCTTAAGCTTTTTGTCACAGCAAATGCCTCCACCAGTTACCAGCAGAACTATCATATTCTCTAGCATTAGTTCTTGTTGGAAGCAGAAGCGACCCTCTATCCAAATCTCTGCAGTTTCTTACAGGAAATTCATTCATTTTGCTTTGGATGAAACCAAACGCCATACTCATTTGGCCCCTTCTCCTCTGCAg GAAAGATTTAATTCGATAATATCCATGGATGGTGAAGTAGAACTTCAAATGACATCGTTTGAAGCTCCTAAGATTAGACTCCTGCGCAGTCTGAGTATTGAAACGGAAACAATGCAG GTTTTGGATTTTGGTGTTTTCCCAAAACCGGAATATGATGTACCCATATTTTGTGCCAACTTTTTTACCAGTGGAAATACGAACATAATTTTGCT GGATCTTAATCCTTTGCATGATGTCATCAATCAAAGAGAGTACAAAGAAAAATACTACAAAAGTTTAATGCCTCTTGGAGTTAAATATGCTGAG CTTTTACCCTGGGGAGGAAAGCTTACAAGCGAGTCTTTGAAATTTTTCTCACCAATTGTGTTATGGACCAAATTTGCTTCAAGTGAATACAAGCATGATGTCTTATTTTCTGCATTCATGGATTACTACAAG GCGTGGCTTCACTTAATGGAGGGAGCAGTAGAGGAAACAGATCCATCTGGTATTAAATGCAATCGTGAAGCGCAACATAGGTATCTAACGTGGAGAGCGGAAAAG GACCTCAAGAAGGGATTTTGTTTGGCTATCATGCTTGTATCCCTAGTCCTCAAGCATACAGGTTTGAAATGTTTACTAGTTTAA
- the LOC107406401 gene encoding phytochromobilin:ferredoxin oxidoreductase, chloroplastic isoform X1 — MLQRKLFFFSSMESSSSLSFLSQQMPPPVTSRTIIFSSISSCWKQKRPSIQISAVSYRKFIHFALDETKRHTHLAPSPLQERFNSIISMDGEVELQMTSFEAPKIRLLRSLSIETETMQVLDFGVFPKPEYDVPIFCANFFTSGNTNIILLDLNPLHDVINQREYKEKYYKSLMPLGVKYAELLPWGGKLTSESLKFFSPIVLWTKFASSEYKHDVLFSAFMDYYKAWLHLMEGAVEETDPSGIKCNREAQHRYLTWRAEKDPGHRVLQKLIGETQTKDLLRNFLFHGIVQLGSKNFLDYFPEYRCEDGTINERRTIIGKSFESRPWDTRGEFIGSFF; from the exons ATGCTTCAGCggaagcttttctttttttcttcaatggaaTCTTCTTCATCCTTAAGCTTTTTGTCACAGCAAATGCCTCCACCAGTTACCAGCAGAACTATCATATTCTCTAGCATTAGTTCTTGTTGGAAGCAGAAGCGACCCTCTATCCAAATCTCTGCAGTTTCTTACAGGAAATTCATTCATTTTGCTTTGGATGAAACCAAACGCCATACTCATTTGGCCCCTTCTCCTCTGCAg GAAAGATTTAATTCGATAATATCCATGGATGGTGAAGTAGAACTTCAAATGACATCGTTTGAAGCTCCTAAGATTAGACTCCTGCGCAGTCTGAGTATTGAAACGGAAACAATGCAG GTTTTGGATTTTGGTGTTTTCCCAAAACCGGAATATGATGTACCCATATTTTGTGCCAACTTTTTTACCAGTGGAAATACGAACATAATTTTGCT GGATCTTAATCCTTTGCATGATGTCATCAATCAAAGAGAGTACAAAGAAAAATACTACAAAAGTTTAATGCCTCTTGGAGTTAAATATGCTGAG CTTTTACCCTGGGGAGGAAAGCTTACAAGCGAGTCTTTGAAATTTTTCTCACCAATTGTGTTATGGACCAAATTTGCTTCAAGTGAATACAAGCATGATGTCTTATTTTCTGCATTCATGGATTACTACAAG GCGTGGCTTCACTTAATGGAGGGAGCAGTAGAGGAAACAGATCCATCTGGTATTAAATGCAATCGTGAAGCGCAACATAGGTATCTAACGTGGAGAGCGGAAAAG GATCCTGGTCACAGAGTTTTGCAAAAGTTGATTGGAGAGACCCAAACAAAG GATCTGCTGAGGAACTTTCTCTTTCATGGAATTGTtcaactaggaagcaaaaattttCTGGACTACTTTCCAGAGTATCGCTGCGAAGATGGGACAATAAATGAGAGACGCACTATAATTGGTAAATCTTTTGAAAGTCGGCCCTGGGATACAAGAGGAGAATTCATAGgtagttttttttaa
- the LOC107410787 gene encoding uncharacterized protein At2g37660, chloroplastic, protein MASRISLDPTPVGKFPKHPQQLPLFAISPLGFHPKTTSFRTILSSREGLPVPQPLRAVKEEVIESLNSESTRDSQTTPPSSTKFVLVVGGSGGVGQLVVASLLNRKIKSRLLLRDPEKATALFGEQDEETLQVRKGDTRNPGDLDPSIFEGVTHVICCTGTTAFPSKRWDGDNTPEKVDWEGVRNLISALPSSVKRVVLVSSIGVTKCNELPWSIMNLFGVLKYKKMGEDFLEKSGLPFTIIRAGRLTDGPYTSYDLNTLLKATAGQRRAVLIGQGDKLVGEASRLAVAEACIQALDIEFTQGKAYEINSVEGEGPGSDQQKWRELFKTAETQ, encoded by the exons ATGGCTTCCAGAATCTCACTCGACCCAACCCCAGTTGGAAAATTCCCAAAACACCCACAACAATTACCTCTTTTTGCTATTTCACCGCTGGGTTTCCATCCAAAGACCACTTCGTTCAGGACCATTTTAAGCTCTAGAGAAGGATTACCAGTACCACAGCCACTTCGAGCTGTCAAAGAAGAAGTTATCGAATCTCTGAATTCAGAATCGACCCGCGATTCCCAAACTACCCCTCCTTCTTCTACTAAATTTGTTCTCGTTGTTGGAGGCTCCGGTGGTGTTG GGCAATTAGTAGTGGCATCTTTGCTGAACCGGAAGATCAAGTCGCGCCTACTACTACGTGATCCTGAGAAAGCAACAGCATTATTTGGTGAACAAGATGAAGAGACTTTACAG GTACGTAAAGGGGATACACGGAACCCAGGAGATCTTGATCCATCTATATTTGAG GGTGTAACGCATGTCATTTGCTGCACAGGGACAACAGCATTTCCTTCAAAGAGATGGGATGGGGATAATACACCAGAAAAAGTAG ATTGGGAGGGTGTGAGGAATCTTATATCTGCACTGCCTTCATCAGTGAAAAGAGTTGTTCTTGTTTCTTCAATTGGTGTAACCAAATGCAACGAACTGCCGTGGAG CATTATGAACCTTTTTGGAGTTCTCAAATATAAGAAGATGGGGGaggattttcttgaaaaatctgGTCTACCATTTACAATTATCAG AGCAGGTAGATTGACAGATGGACCTTACACATCATATGATCTAAATACTTTGCTCAAAGCAACAGCCGGGCAACGACGTGCAGTCCTTATTGGGCAAG GAGATAAATTAGTTGGTGAGGCTAGCAGACTTGCAGTTGCTGAAGCTTGCATACAGGCACTGGACATAGAATTCACTCAGGGCAAAGCTTATGAAATCAACTCAGTTGAG GGTGAAGGACCAGGAAGCGATCAGCAAAAGTGGCGAGAACTATTCAAAACTGCTGAAACCCAGTAG
- the LOC107410795 gene encoding pseudouridine-5'-phosphate glycosidase isoform X1, giving the protein MASSSSSSSSSSSSAASRLSSLQRHLRPSHSRSNNKGAGFIKVSPEVSEALSNGNAVVALESTIISHGMPYPQNLETAKEVEANVREKGAVPATIAILDGIPCVGLSIEELARLANLGPRAQKTARRDIAHLVATRGNGATTVSATMFIASLVGISVFVTGGIGGVHRHGEHTMDISSDLTELGRTPVAVISAGVKSILDIPRTLEYLETQGVCVAAYKTNEFPAFFTETSGCKAPSRVDSPEDCARLIDANMKLKLGTGILIAVPIPREHSASGSLIESAIQKALKEARDKNITGNAETPFLLARVNELTGGASLSSNIALVKNNARVGAEIAVALTQLRDHCNEGDVESMS; this is encoded by the exons ATGGCATCGTCGtcgtcgtcttcttcttcttcttcttcttcagctgCTTCCAGGCTATCCAGTCTTCAAAGGCACTTGCGTCCCTCACACTCACGCTCCAACAACAAG GGTGCGGGGTTTATCAAGGTTTCTCCGGAGGTTTCTGAAGCTTTGTCAAATGGAAATGCTGTTGTTGCTCTTGAATCTACTATTATTTcccatg GGATGCCATATCCACAGAATCTGGAAACTGCCAAGGAGGTGGAGGCAAATGTAAGGGAGAAAGGAGCTGTTCCTGCTACTATTGCAATTTTAGATGGCATACCATGCGTAG GTCTGAGCATTGAAGAACTTGCGAGGCTTGCCAATCTTGGACCCCGTGCTCAGAAGACAGCTCGAAGGGACATAGCACATCTT GTGGCTACCAGGGGGAATGGTGCAACTACTGTTTCTGCAACTATGTTTATTGCTTCTCTG GTTGGCATTTCAGTGTTTGTTACTGGAGGGATTGGGGGAGTTCATAGACATGGTGAACATA CAATGGATATATCTTCTGATCTTACTGAACTCGGAAGGACTCCAGTGGCAGTCATTTCTGCTGGTGTAAAGTCAATATTAGATATTCCCCGAACACTTGAATACCTG GAAACACAGGGTGTTTGTGTTGCTGCTTACAAAACAAATGAGTTTCCAGCATTTTTCACAGAAACAAGTGGCTGCAAG GCACCTTCTCGTGTAGACAGCCCAGAAGACTGTGCTCGGCTTATTG ATGCAAACATGAAACTTAAGCTCGGAACTGGGATTCTAATTGCAGTTCCAATTCCAAGAGAACACTCAGCTTCTGGAAGCTTAATTGAATCTGCAATACAAAAAGCACTTAAAGAAGCtag GGATAAGAACATAACCGGAAATGCTGAAACGCCTTTCTTGCTTGCGAGGGTGAATGAACTAACTGGAGGGGCTTCTCTGTCTTCAA ACATTGCATTAGTGAAAAATAATGCTCGTGTTGGTGCTGAAATTGCTGTAGCACTCACTCAGCTCAGAGATCATTGCAATGAAG GTGATGTGGAGTCCATGTCATAG
- the LOC107410795 gene encoding pseudouridine-5'-phosphate glycosidase isoform X2: MASSSSSSSSSSSSAASRLSSLQRHLRPSHSRSNNKGAGFIKVSPEVSEALSNGNAVVALESTIISHGMPYPQNLETAKEVEANVREKGAVPATIAILDGIPCVGLSIEELARLANLGPRAQKTARRDIAHLVATRGNGATTVSATMFIASLVGISVFVTGGIGGVHRHGEHTMDISSDLTELGRTPVAVISAGVKSILDIPRTLEYLETQGVCVAAYKTNEFPAFFTETSGCKAPSRVDSPEDCARLIDANMKLKLGTGILIAVPIPREHSASGSLIESAIQKALKEARDKNITGNAETPFLLARVNELTGGASLSSNIALVKNNARVGAEIAVALTQLRDHCNEGMMY, from the exons ATGGCATCGTCGtcgtcgtcttcttcttcttcttcttcttcagctgCTTCCAGGCTATCCAGTCTTCAAAGGCACTTGCGTCCCTCACACTCACGCTCCAACAACAAG GGTGCGGGGTTTATCAAGGTTTCTCCGGAGGTTTCTGAAGCTTTGTCAAATGGAAATGCTGTTGTTGCTCTTGAATCTACTATTATTTcccatg GGATGCCATATCCACAGAATCTGGAAACTGCCAAGGAGGTGGAGGCAAATGTAAGGGAGAAAGGAGCTGTTCCTGCTACTATTGCAATTTTAGATGGCATACCATGCGTAG GTCTGAGCATTGAAGAACTTGCGAGGCTTGCCAATCTTGGACCCCGTGCTCAGAAGACAGCTCGAAGGGACATAGCACATCTT GTGGCTACCAGGGGGAATGGTGCAACTACTGTTTCTGCAACTATGTTTATTGCTTCTCTG GTTGGCATTTCAGTGTTTGTTACTGGAGGGATTGGGGGAGTTCATAGACATGGTGAACATA CAATGGATATATCTTCTGATCTTACTGAACTCGGAAGGACTCCAGTGGCAGTCATTTCTGCTGGTGTAAAGTCAATATTAGATATTCCCCGAACACTTGAATACCTG GAAACACAGGGTGTTTGTGTTGCTGCTTACAAAACAAATGAGTTTCCAGCATTTTTCACAGAAACAAGTGGCTGCAAG GCACCTTCTCGTGTAGACAGCCCAGAAGACTGTGCTCGGCTTATTG ATGCAAACATGAAACTTAAGCTCGGAACTGGGATTCTAATTGCAGTTCCAATTCCAAGAGAACACTCAGCTTCTGGAAGCTTAATTGAATCTGCAATACAAAAAGCACTTAAAGAAGCtag GGATAAGAACATAACCGGAAATGCTGAAACGCCTTTCTTGCTTGCGAGGGTGAATGAACTAACTGGAGGGGCTTCTCTGTCTTCAA ACATTGCATTAGTGAAAAATAATGCTCGTGTTGGTGCTGAAATTGCTGTAGCACTCACTCAGCTCAGAGATCATTGCAATGAAG GAATGATGTACTGA